One Cellulomonas sp. NS3 genomic region harbors:
- a CDS encoding winged helix-turn-helix transcriptional regulator, with translation MSDLAAALDVVGARWALLIVERLLDGPQRYSDLQRDLGAPTNMLATRLRELEAAGVLSRLPLRHNTRAYALTARGLALREAIVALGRWGRDDA, from the coding sequence GTGAGCGACCTCGCCGCGGCCCTCGACGTCGTCGGAGCACGATGGGCCCTGCTCATCGTGGAGCGGCTGCTCGACGGGCCGCAGCGCTACAGCGACCTGCAGCGGGACCTGGGAGCGCCGACGAACATGCTCGCGACGCGCCTGCGCGAGCTCGAGGCGGCCGGCGTCCTGTCCCGTCTGCCCCTCCGGCACAACACCCGCGCCTACGCACTGACCGCTCGCGGACTCGCCCTGCGCGAGGCGATCGTCGCGCTCGGGCGCTGGGGCAGGGACGACGCCTAG
- a CDS encoding ABC transporter ATP-binding protein has translation MSSTASPTSPATTSTPTSPPTPPTATAIAYARELRKTYGDGDTAVHALAGVDVEFRRGELTAIMGPSGSGKSTLMHCMAGLDRPTSGTVVVDGDEVSRMNERRLTRLRRTRLGFVFQAFNLVPTLTALENITLPLDIARRPVDRAHLDAVVAAVGLQDRLHHKPSELSGGQQQRVACARALVSQPAVVFADEPTGNLDSASSAEVLGFLRRSVEELGQTIVMVTHDPTAASYAHRVLFLADGLLVGELLDPTPASVLDALAAAAQSAADRSAAAQRTAARSAR, from the coding sequence ATGAGCAGCACCGCCAGCCCGACGAGCCCGGCCACCACGAGCACCCCCACGAGCCCGCCGACGCCGCCCACGGCGACGGCGATCGCGTACGCGCGCGAGCTCCGCAAGACGTACGGTGACGGCGACACCGCGGTGCACGCGCTCGCCGGCGTCGACGTCGAGTTCCGGCGCGGCGAGCTCACCGCGATCATGGGCCCCTCGGGCTCGGGCAAGTCGACGCTCATGCACTGCATGGCGGGCCTCGACCGGCCCACGTCGGGCACGGTCGTCGTCGACGGCGACGAGGTCAGCCGGATGAACGAGCGCAGGCTGACGAGGCTGCGCCGCACGCGCCTCGGGTTCGTGTTCCAGGCGTTCAACCTCGTGCCGACGCTGACCGCGCTCGAGAACATCACGCTGCCGCTCGACATCGCCCGGCGGCCCGTCGACCGCGCGCACCTCGACGCCGTGGTCGCCGCGGTGGGGCTCCAGGACCGCCTGCACCACAAGCCGAGCGAGCTCTCGGGCGGCCAGCAGCAGCGTGTCGCGTGCGCGCGGGCGCTCGTGTCGCAGCCCGCCGTGGTGTTCGCCGACGAGCCGACCGGCAACCTCGACTCCGCGTCGTCCGCCGAGGTGCTGGGCTTCCTGCGCCGCTCCGTCGAGGAGCTCGGCCAGACGATCGTCATGGTCACGCACGACCCGACCGCCGCGTCCTACGCGCACCGCGTGCTGTTCCTCGCCGACGGGCTGCTCGTCGGCGAGCTGCTCGACCCGACCCCCGCGTCGGTGCTCGACGCGCTCGCCGCCGCCGCGCAGTCCGCCGCGGACCGGTCCGCCGCCGCTCAGCGCACCGCCGCCCGGTCCGCACGATGA
- a CDS encoding PP2C family protein-serine/threonine phosphatase, translating to MTVTRAQEAEDTRVDVVRRLGVLDTPREERFERVVRLAQSLFGVEKVAVALVDRDRVFHKAGVGIDARVHPREASLSALAIEHPDLLVVEDAREDARFRDNPYVTGPMGIRFFAGQPLHGQAGYRVGTLCLADSTPRTFGEEDARLLRDLALWVEKELLVHEELERASQVQAGLLPRSMPDLPGYEVSGRCLPARAVGGDFYDWHPVAGGVALTLADVMGKGGGAAIIAATVRAVLRSSARRGDVAASLADAEAALEADLLRTGSFVTAFHGKIDPEAHVLTWCDAGHGLTLLLRADGTTERLASQGPPLGAVPGTERVAARVPLEPGDLVLTLSDGVLDALDASGGTLEALAVVESAARGAPSAHEAVAQVLWALGANDRPDDLTILALRRETD from the coding sequence ATGACCGTGACACGCGCGCAGGAGGCGGAGGACACCCGCGTCGACGTCGTGCGCCGGCTCGGCGTGCTCGACACCCCGCGCGAGGAGCGGTTCGAGCGCGTCGTGCGCCTCGCGCAGAGCCTCTTCGGCGTCGAGAAGGTCGCCGTCGCGCTCGTCGACCGCGACCGCGTCTTCCACAAGGCCGGCGTCGGCATCGACGCTCGGGTGCACCCGCGCGAGGCGTCGTTGTCCGCGCTCGCCATCGAGCACCCCGACCTGCTCGTCGTCGAGGACGCGCGCGAGGACGCCCGGTTCCGCGACAACCCCTACGTGACCGGTCCGATGGGCATCCGGTTCTTCGCGGGCCAGCCCCTGCACGGGCAGGCCGGGTACCGGGTGGGCACTCTGTGCCTCGCCGACTCCACGCCCCGCACCTTCGGGGAGGAGGACGCGCGGCTGCTGCGCGACCTCGCGCTGTGGGTCGAGAAGGAGCTGCTGGTCCACGAGGAGCTCGAGCGCGCGTCCCAGGTCCAGGCCGGGCTGCTGCCCCGCAGCATGCCGGACCTGCCGGGCTACGAGGTGTCGGGCCGCTGCCTTCCCGCGCGGGCCGTCGGCGGGGACTTCTACGACTGGCACCCCGTCGCCGGCGGCGTCGCGCTCACGCTCGCGGACGTCATGGGCAAGGGCGGCGGCGCGGCGATCATCGCGGCGACCGTGCGCGCGGTCCTGCGCAGCTCGGCGCGGCGGGGGGACGTCGCCGCCTCGCTCGCGGACGCCGAGGCCGCCCTCGAGGCCGACCTCCTGCGCACCGGCAGCTTCGTGACCGCGTTCCACGGGAAGATCGACCCCGAGGCGCACGTCCTGACCTGGTGCGACGCCGGCCACGGGCTCACGCTGCTGCTCCGCGCCGACGGCACGACCGAGCGGCTCGCGTCGCAGGGCCCGCCGCTCGGCGCGGTCCCCGGCACCGAGCGGGTTGCGGCCCGGGTGCCGCTCGAGCCCGGCGACCTCGTGCTCACGCTGAGCGACGGCGTGCTCGACGCGCTCGACGCCTCCGGCGGGACCCTCGAGGCGCTCGCCGTCGTCGAGAGTGCGGCGCGCGGCGCGCCGTCCGCGCACGAGGCCGTCGCGCAGGTGCTGTGGGCGCTCGGGGCGAACGACCGGCCCGACGACCTGACGATCCTGGCCCTGCGCCGCGAGACGGACTGA
- a CDS encoding VOC family protein: protein MSLFITCPVESVERATTFYTGLGWTLSAEMSDHNVACFAIAPEQYVMLGSREMYAAVGGVEELVGGPDTPSKITVSFELGSREAVDDLVERAGAAGGRIGDTDDYPFMYQRQFDDPDGYHYSPFWMKPDTDPTA from the coding sequence ATGAGCCTCTTCATCACCTGCCCCGTCGAGAGCGTCGAGCGCGCGACCACCTTCTACACCGGCCTCGGCTGGACCCTCAGTGCCGAGATGTCCGACCACAACGTGGCGTGCTTCGCGATCGCGCCCGAGCAGTACGTCATGCTCGGCAGCCGCGAGATGTACGCCGCCGTCGGCGGCGTCGAGGAGCTGGTGGGCGGCCCCGACACCCCCTCGAAGATCACGGTCTCCTTCGAGCTCGGGAGCCGCGAGGCGGTGGACGACCTCGTCGAGCGCGCCGGGGCCGCCGGCGGGCGGATCGGCGACACCGACGACTACCCCTTCATGTACCAGCGACAGTTCGACGACCCGGACGGGTACCACTACTCACCGTTCTGGATGAAGCCGGACACCGATCCGACGGCGTGA
- a CDS encoding response regulator — protein sequence MSTAVPRRRPRVLLVEDDPGDVLMIREAYADLGRSEDLMVVNDGIEALEHVRHEGAYAEAPLPDLILLDLNLPRMSGREVLHALKTDPALSHIPVVVLTTSSGEEDIVNAYTGHASSYVTKPVDFEEFVAAIHQIDRFYSEVARLPDHAA from the coding sequence GTGAGCACCGCCGTCCCGCGCCGCCGCCCTCGCGTCCTGCTCGTCGAGGACGACCCGGGCGACGTCCTGATGATCCGGGAGGCGTACGCGGACCTCGGGCGCAGCGAGGACCTCATGGTCGTCAACGACGGCATCGAGGCGCTCGAGCACGTCCGCCACGAGGGCGCGTACGCCGAGGCGCCGCTCCCGGACCTCATCCTGCTCGACCTCAACCTGCCGCGGATGAGCGGGCGCGAGGTGCTGCACGCGCTCAAGACCGACCCGGCCCTGAGCCACATCCCGGTGGTCGTGCTGACGACGTCGTCGGGCGAGGAGGACATCGTCAACGCGTACACGGGGCACGCGAGCTCGTACGTCACCAAGCCCGTGGACTTCGAGGAGTTCGTGGCGGCGATCCACCAGATCGACCGCTTCTACTCCGAGGTCGCGCGGCTGCCCGACCACGCCGCGTAG
- a CDS encoding GAF domain-containing protein, whose translation MTQDHPGQPGDPRTDEHAAGPDDGLPDLPPDEQLETFVLEARTVRDHLDDLASRAGTQLLAGTEISISVRHRGHDRLVATSTARAGLCDQTEYDTGAGPCVTAMDLLQVVLVPDILEDTRWASWRRVALDNGFRSAAGIPAHVAEGVELSVNLYSEELDPWDADVLVRGDAFAQQVAQTVSLCLEVARLTTAHADAVAAADARETINETISRTIAEKQGTVADVLGRLADRDA comes from the coding sequence ATGACGCAGGACCACCCCGGGCAGCCGGGGGACCCCCGCACGGACGAGCACGCGGCCGGACCGGACGACGGTCTTCCCGATCTCCCGCCGGACGAGCAGCTCGAGACGTTCGTCCTCGAGGCCCGCACGGTCCGCGACCACCTGGACGACCTCGCGTCGCGCGCCGGGACCCAGCTCCTCGCGGGCACCGAGATCAGCATCTCGGTGCGCCACCGCGGGCACGACCGCCTCGTCGCGACCAGCACCGCCCGCGCGGGCCTGTGCGACCAGACCGAGTACGACACGGGCGCGGGACCGTGCGTCACGGCGATGGACCTGCTCCAGGTCGTGCTCGTCCCGGACATCCTCGAGGACACGCGCTGGGCGTCGTGGCGCCGGGTCGCCCTCGACAACGGCTTCCGCTCCGCCGCCGGGATCCCCGCGCACGTCGCGGAGGGCGTCGAGCTGTCCGTGAACCTCTACTCCGAGGAGCTCGACCCCTGGGACGCTGACGTGCTCGTGCGCGGCGACGCGTTCGCGCAGCAGGTGGCCCAGACGGTGAGCCTGTGCCTCGAGGTCGCGCGCCTCACGACGGCGCACGCCGACGCGGTCGCCGCGGCGGACGCGCGGGAGACGATCAACGAGACCATCAGCCGGACGATCGCGGAGAAGCAGGGCACCGTCGCGGACGTGCTGGGCCGGCTCGCCGATCGCGACGCCTGA
- a CDS encoding ABC transporter permease has product MRRVALRGIRAHLVRFVLSVLAVALGVAFVAGTFSLRTMLSSTFTGIVESTTTADAYVQGTQTVGGSQPGGDSGLNPVPLALAATLEGVEGVDHVIPALQGPIVLVGADGTAVQSTQAPSFAFAYDPRDDTLELTAGRAPEGEGEIAVEAATLESSGLALGDSTTVVLGDDLRTVEVVGEATGGTPFAGATIVLLDAEVATAAYAPDGLVPLHAVHAEDGVTEAELVDRVEEALAGVPEGAQAAAVTGDSLREDTRAEIDSQLGFVTTFLLVFAGISLFVGGFIIANTFAMSVRQRMREFALLRAVGASPAQVFSSILVQAAAVGVLGSALGVAGGVGLVQVLKVVFERMGMALSGEIPLDGFTVVVSILVGTVVSVLAAALPARRAALVPPVEAMRDDVAVPERSLRVRAALGSLAVVAGVAAVVSSVRSPDGADAGLVLGVGAGAVLIGTLLLSPVIARWSIGVLALPLVATVRPLGRLARGNVVRNPRRTANTAGALMIGMALVGASAVLAASAQASTSAIVEAEANADLILQSAGSSSIPTGAVDDVLGVPGVDAVDPFLAGSVLVAPAGRTPGPGDAGLVAGIEPGAVGRSLDIEEIDGSFGDALAAGRLAVQESAADDAGWAVGDELTVVGVGGARTVEIGAVIDSRAIGTSVVLPADLFRALVPEQQTFLSTAFVTFDDGADAGDVRAGVTRAVQPYVVVAVLDSEEYVSQIAAQIDQVLVILYALLGLSVVIAVLGIVNTLALSVIERTREIGLLRAVGLGRFQLAGTVTIESVLTAVFGTVVGLGVGVALASAMPTVFADEGLGTLVVPWASLAAMLALAVVVGVLAAVWPGARAARLPVLQAISYE; this is encoded by the coding sequence ATGAGGCGCGTGGCCCTGCGGGGCATCCGCGCGCACCTCGTGCGGTTCGTGCTGTCGGTCCTCGCCGTGGCGCTCGGCGTCGCGTTCGTGGCGGGCACCTTCTCGCTGCGCACGATGCTGTCGTCGACGTTCACCGGCATCGTCGAGAGCACGACGACGGCCGACGCCTACGTGCAGGGGACGCAGACGGTCGGCGGCTCGCAGCCGGGCGGCGACTCCGGGCTCAACCCCGTCCCGCTCGCGCTCGCCGCGACGCTCGAGGGTGTGGAGGGCGTCGACCACGTGATCCCGGCGCTGCAGGGCCCGATCGTGCTCGTCGGGGCCGACGGCACCGCCGTGCAGAGCACCCAGGCGCCGTCCTTCGCGTTCGCCTACGACCCGCGCGACGACACCCTCGAGCTCACCGCGGGCCGCGCGCCCGAGGGCGAGGGCGAGATCGCGGTCGAGGCGGCGACGCTCGAGAGCTCGGGGCTCGCGCTCGGGGACTCCACGACCGTCGTGCTCGGCGACGACCTCCGGACCGTCGAGGTCGTCGGCGAGGCCACCGGGGGCACGCCGTTCGCGGGTGCCACGATCGTGCTGCTCGACGCCGAGGTGGCGACCGCCGCGTACGCGCCCGACGGGCTCGTCCCCCTGCACGCCGTGCACGCCGAGGACGGCGTGACCGAGGCGGAGCTCGTCGACCGGGTCGAGGAGGCGCTCGCCGGCGTCCCCGAGGGGGCGCAGGCGGCTGCGGTCACCGGCGACTCGCTCCGCGAGGACACCCGCGCCGAGATCGACAGCCAGCTCGGGTTCGTCACGACGTTCCTGCTCGTCTTCGCCGGGATCTCGCTGTTCGTCGGCGGCTTCATCATCGCCAACACGTTCGCGATGTCCGTGCGCCAGCGGATGCGTGAGTTCGCGCTGCTGCGCGCCGTCGGGGCCTCACCCGCCCAGGTGTTCTCGTCGATCCTCGTGCAGGCGGCCGCGGTCGGCGTGCTCGGCTCGGCGCTCGGCGTCGCGGGCGGCGTCGGCCTGGTCCAGGTGCTCAAGGTCGTGTTCGAGCGTATGGGCATGGCGCTCTCGGGCGAGATCCCGCTCGACGGGTTCACGGTCGTCGTCTCGATCCTCGTCGGGACCGTCGTGAGCGTGCTCGCCGCGGCGCTCCCGGCCCGCCGTGCGGCTCTGGTGCCGCCCGTCGAGGCGATGCGCGACGACGTCGCGGTGCCCGAGCGCTCGCTGCGCGTCCGGGCCGCGCTGGGGTCGCTCGCGGTCGTCGCCGGGGTCGCGGCCGTCGTGTCGTCGGTCCGGTCCCCCGACGGGGCAGACGCGGGTCTCGTGCTCGGCGTCGGCGCCGGGGCGGTCCTCATCGGCACGCTCCTGCTCTCGCCCGTGATCGCGCGCTGGTCGATCGGCGTGCTCGCGCTCCCGCTCGTCGCGACCGTCCGCCCGCTCGGCCGGCTCGCGCGCGGCAACGTCGTGCGCAACCCCCGCCGCACCGCGAACACCGCGGGCGCGCTCATGATCGGCATGGCGCTCGTCGGCGCGTCCGCGGTCCTCGCGGCGTCCGCCCAGGCGTCGACGAGCGCGATCGTCGAGGCCGAGGCGAACGCGGACCTCATCCTCCAGTCGGCCGGGTCGAGCTCGATCCCGACCGGCGCGGTCGACGACGTGCTGGGAGTGCCCGGGGTCGACGCGGTCGACCCGTTCCTCGCCGGGTCGGTCCTCGTGGCCCCGGCCGGACGGACCCCGGGACCGGGGGACGCGGGGCTCGTCGCGGGCATCGAGCCCGGCGCCGTCGGGCGCAGCCTCGACATCGAGGAGATCGACGGCTCGTTCGGCGACGCGCTCGCCGCGGGACGGCTCGCCGTGCAGGAGTCGGCCGCGGACGACGCCGGCTGGGCCGTCGGCGACGAGCTCACGGTCGTCGGCGTGGGCGGGGCGCGCACCGTGGAGATCGGCGCCGTGATCGACTCCCGGGCGATCGGGACCTCGGTCGTGCTCCCCGCCGACCTGTTCCGCGCGCTCGTCCCGGAGCAGCAGACGTTCCTGTCGACCGCCTTCGTGACGTTCGACGACGGGGCCGACGCGGGCGACGTCCGGGCCGGCGTGACCCGCGCCGTCCAGCCGTACGTGGTGGTCGCCGTGCTCGACTCGGAGGAGTACGTCTCGCAGATCGCCGCGCAGATCGACCAGGTGCTCGTGATCCTCTACGCGCTGCTCGGGCTCTCGGTCGTGATCGCGGTGCTCGGCATCGTGAACACCCTCGCGCTCTCGGTGATCGAGCGGACCCGGGAGATCGGCCTGCTGCGCGCGGTCGGGCTCGGCCGGTTCCAGCTCGCGGGAACCGTCACGATCGAGTCGGTGCTGACCGCGGTGTTCGGGACGGTCGTCGGGCTCGGCGTCGGGGTCGCGCTCGCCTCGGCGATGCCGACGGTGTTCGCCGACGAGGGCCTCGGGACGCTCGTCGTGCCCTGGGCGAGCCTCGCGGCGATGCTGGCGCTGGCCGTCGTCGTCGGGGTGCTCGCCGCCGTGTGGCCCGGTGCCCGTGCGGCGCGGCTGCCGGTGCTCCAGGCGATCAGCTACGAGTGA